A stretch of Macadamia integrifolia cultivar HAES 741 chromosome 7, SCU_Mint_v3, whole genome shotgun sequence DNA encodes these proteins:
- the LOC122083113 gene encoding putative invertase inhibitor, whose protein sequence is MSTFLSVFLLPFFLLLSLSCFCGTTSSGGGSGGGGGNIIKETCRKSAKGDPNISYEFCVTSFQSIPKTHNATLKELGVVAMKLTKTNASNTKSFIKKLLKNKKLDPYDKLALKDCKEVYSDAIDSLNEAIKDFKVKRYSEANIKLSSAMDSSSTCEQGFNEKKGKKSPLTKENKDVFQLAAISMSIMNMVRGNSYY, encoded by the coding sequence ATGTCCACCTTCCTCTCTGtcttccttctccctttcttcctcttactATCTCTTTCCTGCTTCTGTGGCACAACCAGCAGTGGCGGTGGcagtggcggtggcggtggcaaTATCATCAAGGAAACTTGCCGGAAATCTGCCAAGGGTGACCCAAACATAAGCTATGAATTCTGTGTTACCTCTTTCCAATCAATTCCAAAGACCCACAATGCTACCCTCAAAGAACTTGGGGTCGTGGCAATGAAGCTAACAAAAACCAATGCCTCCAACACCAAATCCTTCATCAAGAAGCTCTTGAAGAACAAGAAACTCGATCCATATGACAAGCTAGCATTGAAGGATTGCAAGGAAGTCTATTCAGATGCCATTGATTCACTAAATGAAGCCATCAAAGACTTCAAAGTTAAACGATATTCAGAAGCTAATATCAAATTGAGCTCAGCCATGGATTCATCTTCAACTTGTGAACAAGGGTTCAATGAGAAGAAAGGTAAGAAGTCTCCATTaacaaaggaaaacaaagatgTGTTCCAATTGGCTGCCATTTCTATGTCCATCATGAATATGGTTAGAGGGAATAGTTACTATTAG